A portion of the Lolium rigidum isolate FL_2022 chromosome 1, APGP_CSIRO_Lrig_0.1, whole genome shotgun sequence genome contains these proteins:
- the LOC124683962 gene encoding protein GLUTAMINE DUMPER 6-like → MRPVREGAAALVGVGGGEAASAAARHAHPGLWRTPTPYLFLGFALMMGLIAVALLVLLCTRRKPSGSSRRGSGATAESASARGTKMLPLDREPKVVVIMAGDQMPSFIASARPFAFGFATVVADAGEQRKAEVA, encoded by the coding sequence ATGAGGCCGGTGAGAGAAGGCGCGGCGGCTCTGGTGGGCgtcggcggcggggaggcggcgTCGGCAGCGGCAAGGCACGCGCACCCGGGGCTGTGGAGGACGCCGACGCCTTACCTCTTCCTCGGCTTCGCGCTTATGATGGgcctcatcgcggtggcgctgctCGTGCTCCTCTGCACGCGCCGCAAGCCCTCCGGCTCGTCGCGGCGCGGGAGCGGCGCCACGGCGGAGTCGGCGTCGGCGCGGGGAACGAAGATGTTGCCGCTCGACCGGGAGCCAAAGGTGGTCGTCATCATGGCTGGGGACCAGATGCCGTCCTTCATCGCCAGCGCCAGGCCCTTCGCTTTCGGTTTCGCCACCGTCGTCGCAGATGCCGGCGAGCAGCGCAAGGCGGAGGTGGCGTAG